From the Manis pentadactyla isolate mManPen7 chromosome 7, mManPen7.hap1, whole genome shotgun sequence genome, one window contains:
- the MEST gene encoding mesoderm-specific transcript homolog protein isoform X1: MVRRDRLRRMREWWVQVGLLAVPLLAAYLHIPPPQLSPALHSWKSSGKFFTYKGLRIFYQDSMGVVGSPEIVVLLHGFPTSSYDWYKIWEGLTLRFHRVIALDFLGFGFSDKPRPHHYSIFEQASIVEALLRHLGLQNRRINVLSHDYGDIVAQELLYRFKQNRSGRLTIKSLCLSNGGIFPETHRPLLLQKLLKDGGLLSPILTRLMNFFVFSRGLAPAFGPHTRPSESELWDMWAGIRNNDGNLVIDSLLQYINQRKKFRRRWVGALASVTIPIHFIYGPLDPVNPYPEFLELYRKTLPRSTVSILDDHISHYPQLEDPMGFLNAYMGFINSF; the protein is encoded by the exons ATGGTGCGCCGAGATCGCCTCCGCAG GATGAGGGAGTGGTGGGTCCAAGTGGGGCTGCTGGCGGTGCCCTTGCTTGCAGCCTATCTGCATATCCCGCCCCCCCAGCTTTCCCCTGCTCTTCACTCATGGAAGTCTTCTGGCAAGTTTTTCACCTACAAGGGACTGCGCATCTTCTACCAAG aCTCCATGGGAGTGGTTGGAAGTCCAGAGATAGTTGTGCTTTTACATGGCTTTCCAACATCCAGCTATGATTGGTACAAG ATTTGGGAAGGTCTGACCCTGAGGTTTCATCGAGTGATTGCCCTTGACTTCTTGGGCTTTGGCTTCAGTGACAAACCG AGACCACATCACTATTCCATATTTGAGCAGGCCAGCATTGTGGAGGCACTTCTGAGGCATCTGGGGCTCCAGAACCGCAGGATCAACGTTTTGTCTCACGATTATGGTGATATCGTTGCTCAGGAGCTGCTCTATAG GTTCAAGCAGAATCGATCTGGTCGGCTTACCATAAAGAGTCTCTGTTTGTCAAATGGAG GTATATTTCCTGAGACTCACCGTCCTCTCCTTCTCCAAAAG CTTCTCAAAGATGGAGGCTTGCTGTCACCCATCCTCACACGACTGATGAACTTCTTTGTGTTCTCTCGAGG TCTTGCCCCGGCCTTTGGGCCGCATACCCGACCCTCTGAGAGTGAGCTGTGGGACATGTGGGCAGGGATTCGCAACAATGATGGGAACTTAGTTATTGACAG TCTCTTACAGTACATCAATCAGAGGAAGAAGTTTCGAAGACGCTGGGTAGGAGCTCTTGCCTCTGTAACTATACCCA TTCATTTCATCTATGGGCCACTGGATCCTGTGAACCCCTATCCAGAGTTTTTGGAGCTGTACAG GAAAACGCTGCCGCGGTCCACAGTGTCGATTCTGGATGACCACATTAGCCACTATCCACAGCTAGAGGATCCCATGGGCTTCTTGAATGCATATATGGGCTTCATCAACTCGTTCTGA
- the MEST gene encoding mesoderm-specific transcript homolog protein isoform X2: protein MREWWVQVGLLAVPLLAAYLHIPPPQLSPALHSWKSSGKFFTYKGLRIFYQDSMGVVGSPEIVVLLHGFPTSSYDWYKIWEGLTLRFHRVIALDFLGFGFSDKPRPHHYSIFEQASIVEALLRHLGLQNRRINVLSHDYGDIVAQELLYRFKQNRSGRLTIKSLCLSNGGIFPETHRPLLLQKLLKDGGLLSPILTRLMNFFVFSRGLAPAFGPHTRPSESELWDMWAGIRNNDGNLVIDSLLQYINQRKKFRRRWVGALASVTIPIHFIYGPLDPVNPYPEFLELYRKTLPRSTVSILDDHISHYPQLEDPMGFLNAYMGFINSF, encoded by the exons ATGAGGGAGTGGTGGGTCCAAGTGGGGCTGCTGGCGGTGCCCTTGCTTGCAGCCTATCTGCATATCCCGCCCCCCCAGCTTTCCCCTGCTCTTCACTCATGGAAGTCTTCTGGCAAGTTTTTCACCTACAAGGGACTGCGCATCTTCTACCAAG aCTCCATGGGAGTGGTTGGAAGTCCAGAGATAGTTGTGCTTTTACATGGCTTTCCAACATCCAGCTATGATTGGTACAAG ATTTGGGAAGGTCTGACCCTGAGGTTTCATCGAGTGATTGCCCTTGACTTCTTGGGCTTTGGCTTCAGTGACAAACCG AGACCACATCACTATTCCATATTTGAGCAGGCCAGCATTGTGGAGGCACTTCTGAGGCATCTGGGGCTCCAGAACCGCAGGATCAACGTTTTGTCTCACGATTATGGTGATATCGTTGCTCAGGAGCTGCTCTATAG GTTCAAGCAGAATCGATCTGGTCGGCTTACCATAAAGAGTCTCTGTTTGTCAAATGGAG GTATATTTCCTGAGACTCACCGTCCTCTCCTTCTCCAAAAG CTTCTCAAAGATGGAGGCTTGCTGTCACCCATCCTCACACGACTGATGAACTTCTTTGTGTTCTCTCGAGG TCTTGCCCCGGCCTTTGGGCCGCATACCCGACCCTCTGAGAGTGAGCTGTGGGACATGTGGGCAGGGATTCGCAACAATGATGGGAACTTAGTTATTGACAG TCTCTTACAGTACATCAATCAGAGGAAGAAGTTTCGAAGACGCTGGGTAGGAGCTCTTGCCTCTGTAACTATACCCA TTCATTTCATCTATGGGCCACTGGATCCTGTGAACCCCTATCCAGAGTTTTTGGAGCTGTACAG GAAAACGCTGCCGCGGTCCACAGTGTCGATTCTGGATGACCACATTAGCCACTATCCACAGCTAGAGGATCCCATGGGCTTCTTGAATGCATATATGGGCTTCATCAACTCGTTCTGA